CCATCGGCATTAGCAGGGCGATAATGATTAATCTTACTTCTGCTGAATTACGCCAGGGTGCAAGTACCTTGACTCAGCAGTTGGCACGGAGTCTTTTTCCTGAAGTCGGCAGACAAAATACCGCAGGGCGTAAAATTCGGGAAATGATCGTGGCTTTGAAACTAGAAACTTTTTATAGCAAAGATTTTATTCTGAAAACCTATCTCAACCGCGTCTATCTTGGCATTGGTAGCTACGGTTTTGAAGATGCTGCCCAATTTTACTTTGAGAAGTCGGCAGCCGATCTCGACCTTTCTGAAGCTGCGACTTTAGTGGCTATTTTGCCCGCACCAAATTTATATAATCCTGTCAAAGATTATAATACCGCCGTTGGCTTGCGTAACCGTATTATCGACCGTATGCTGGCATTGGGCATGGTAAATGCAGAAGAGGCAGATCGGGCAAGGCGATCGCGCATTGAAGTTAGCCCTAAAGCCGAAGAAACTCTTAATAGTGCGGTTGCTCCTTATTTTTATAGCTATGTTTTAGATGAGCTTAAAACCCTATTGGGTGCAGACGTGGCGCAGGAAGGCAACTTTATTGTCGAAACTGGGTTAGATCCCCAACTACAACAAGAAGCGGAAGAATCTCTGGAGTATTCTGTTGCTAACAACGGCGATCGCTTTGGCTATTCTCAAGGGGCAGTAGTTACTCTCGATAGTAGAAACGGCAATGTACTGGCTATGGTTGGTGGTGTTGACCACGATCAAAGTCAATTTAATCGGGTAGTTCAGGCAAAAAGACAGCCAGGTTCAACCTTTAAAGTTTTCACTTATGCAGCAGCTATTGAAGAGGGAATCGACACCGATACAAAATATTCCTGTGCGCCTTTCACTTGGAAAGGACAACAATATCGTGGCTGTGAGCGTAGCAGTGGCGATATTGATATGTATCAAGGATTAGCGCAGTCTGAAAACGTGATTGCTTTTAGAGTTGCTGAAGAGGTGGGCTTGAAAAAAGTTATGGAGGTAGCTCAACGTCTTGGTGTTTCCTCTCCCCTTACCGAAGCCCCTGGTTTAGTTATCGGACAAAGTGAAACTAACGTACTGGAAATGACTGGTGCTTATGCCACCATTGCCAATGACGGCATTTGGAATAAACCCCACGCTATCAATCGTATTTTAGACGGTAATGACTGCAAAAAATCGGACAAACCTGATACCTGTCGCGAAATTTATGTTTTTGACGACGATAAAGCAACCTATCGCGATGTCATCTCTCAAGATGTTACCGACAAACTTACCGATATGCTCAAAGAAGCTGTGGAAAACGGTACGGGCAAAGCTGCATATATAGATAAAGGAGAAGCTGGAAAAACTGGTACTACTGATAATAATGTCGATCTCTGGTTTATTGGCTATGTACCCAAGGATGACTACGACTACGTGACGGGGGTTTGGTTGGGCAATGATAACAATTCACCCACCAGCGGTAGTAGCTCGCAAGCAGCTAGCCTTTGGGGTAGATATATGAAACAGGCAGTTAGTAATTAAGTGGAAATAATTTTTGGATCATGACTACCAAAATACCAAGTCTTAACCAATTGTATGACCGCGATTATCATTTGTGGCTAGAAGAAACCGCACAACTATTAAAAACTAAAAACTTTAGCTAACTAGATATTAAAAATTTAATTATACTGTTTGGATTAGGTAAAAGCGATCGCTCTTTCTTTCGGTATTACGATCAACAGAAACGATTAAACTTAAATATATTAGCTACGGTTTAATAATAAAATGAATACTCGACTTGTTGAATTTGTATATCAAGTTATTCAATCTCTTTCTGATGAAGAAAAATTGCTTTTAGAGGAAAAGTTATATACAGACTTGCCCTATCCATCTCAAAAAGAAATTGTAGGTTTAGCCGAAACAAGCAACGTATTCAATTTTCTGAATGATGAACCAGATATTTATAGTTTGGATGATGGAGAAGCTGTCTAGATGGCTTTAAACAAAGGTGACATTGTTTTAGTTCAGTTTCCTTTTAGCGATCTTAGTCAAACTAAATTGCGCCCAGCTTTGGTTTTGGTAGTCAGCGCAAGTATTGATGAAATTACGCTGTGTTTTATTTCTTCTCAAAAAGTTAAAAGTTTAAGTGCTAGTGAATTTGCGATCGCCAAATCTGATCGAGAGTTTGCAGAAACAGGATTAAAAGCTGATTCTAAAGTTAGAGTAACTAGAATTATTACTTTAGAACGTAAGTTGATACTCAGAAAAATTGGTGAATTAAGCAAAAATCAAATACTTAAACTTAATCAAATTTTGACAACTGCATTTAAGTTGAAATAAGCTGCTGTTTTTCTATTTTAATTGTACTGTTTGGATTAGGTAAAAGCGATCGCTTTTACTTAAAGTGAGGCGATCGCATTAAGAGAAAACAATTAAAATTAGAGAAAATTCACGCTACTATTACTTTTTATCTTTATGAGCTATCGCATTTTATTCTTTAGTTCGATAAGCTTGTTCTGGATGATTTAATCTGTCAGGATATCGTAATTCTATAAGTTCTTCCTCTACCATCTTTTTTTAAAATCTAGTTCTAAGTGTTGAATTAGTGCGATTAAGAATTACTTCCAATTGTTGCAAGGTTAAAAATCCTTCTCTGCACACTTCTAAAATCACTTCCCGCATTACATCTGCTGGAACTTTACCTTTATCTCTGACAGGTTTTGCGATCGCCTTAAGATTTTCTAAATGATCGGAGCTTTCTATCAAACGATCGGAGTTGACAACTAAATGATCGGAGCTTTCTATCAAATGATCGGAGTTGACAACTAAATGATCGGAGCTTGACTGAGAAGTTGAAGTATTTTGCAGTAAAGAAAGAAAGTTTTTGCTTTCTGAAGTTGCTAAACTATATTGTGTTCCACGACCGTGACCATATTTTTGCAACCAACAATTACTTACTAAATTTTTGAGACAGTCTCCAATGTCTCTGGAATGTTTTTGAGTAAAGCCTTGAATATCATTGTTACTAATTTCTCCAAAGTGATGTGCTAATACCAAAATAAGTCGATCTAATTCCTTGAGATAGCAATATTTATCTCCAACAAGTTCTCGCAATTCCTGTTCTATGTCTTCAGGAATAAAGCTAAGCATTGGCAGCGCAACATTTGTTATATTTAGGTCGAGTTTTTCAGATATTAACGGTGTAAACCATTGTTGTTCTCGCCAAGCTCGAAGAATTTTGGGAAATCCAGAACCTGCTTTATCGCTTAAACCAAGCATTTGGAACATTTTTTGCAGACTGGGATTGCGCGGATCACTTTCCCCTCCATCGTAAAGCGTTTCAATGGGAATCCTGAGACGACCTGGATTTGAAAATGAAAATCTGTCTTTGAATTTTAAAACTGTTATAGATCGGGTTGATAAGTGATCAGCATGAATCAATGTATTAACTAAAGCTTCTCTAAGTGCTTGATGAACGTGAGTTTCTTCTTTGCGAATAGCATCTCGGTCTAGTTTAAAAGGAACATCTAGATCCTTAACTAATCTTCCGTAAATACGATAGTAAAAATTAAATATATTTCCTTCCCATTTACCATCAAGAGTAACTCTATGTGTCCAACGCTCTTCTGGGTCATTAGATAGTCTTTCCTGGTAGTCTAAATGATGGTGAGAGAAAGCGTCTAAAATACTTCGTTCATAACCAAACATTAGTAACCCAGCTACAGTTAGCCCTGCTTTTCCTGTATTGCGATCGCGTTTCCATCCTCCTAGCTTAAGTAGCAAATCTTGGTCGTCTAGTGCTAACCAAGGATGATCTGGTTCTCTAGAGCTAAATCTCTGGCGATATGCTCTCATTGTTTCAGGATCGATATCGCTAAGATCGAATTTTTCTAAAATTTGAGAATCTTGTGGTTCACTACTAGCATCTCGCAACATTTGACGAACTTCGTCTTCTGTACAAGAATAATCTCCCTCATAATTGCGCTTATAAGTCCCTGTCATGGGATTGTTATTAATGTACACGGGGCGCTGGGTACGAGTTGCTTTGGGAACTTTAATAATGATGAGAGATTTATCGTCAATTTTTTCGACGGTTACATCAGATTCATTGCAAATAGGAAAGCTGAGTTTTTGAGCATTATTATGGTTGTCCCAAAAATCTTTAAGTTGTTTTTTGGAATTGTTGACACCAGTAATTTGAAACTGACCTTTTTTCTCTGCCACCCCAAGAACAATATACCCTCCTTCCGTATTGGCAAAAGAAGAAATAGTTTTCCAAGCGTCTTTTGGTACATTATTTTCAGCAGTTTTGCACTCAAAATCTTGGCTTTCACCTATATCGAGTTTTTCTAGGAGGATTTCTAAATCCATGTCGTGTATAACGGCGATCGTAATTAAACAATTATCAACAAGCAATTACTATTTATAGCTCTTTATAGCATTTTAAATATTGTTTAGGCGATCGCTCTATCCACCAGTCAATAACCAATTAGCAAGAGTGACGGCAATGAGTATACAATAAATAATTGCTGAAAGTACCAACTCCTCTGCTATTTACATGACAGTACTGAAACCAATTTCTCTATTCAGTTATACTTTGTGCTTGTTCTAATAGCATTTCCCAACTATCAGGAGGATAACCATTTTCCAGCATCCTTTTAAACACTCTATAAGCATCAGTTTTACTTTCATACGCGCGCTTAGACTTTTCATCATTAACCCAAGCATAGACAATAATTTTTTGTTGCAGATGATAACGAAAAAACAACTTATACTGCTGAAAAAACTTAGCTCGAAACCAGTGTTTGTATTCGCTACCCAGAGTATTACCCTGACGATATTCTTTGCGAGTTGGATCTTGAGGAATGATTTCAAAAGCCAGTTTGTTAATTGCTGCTAATCGTTTGGTAGCATTTTTCTTTTGATAGCCTTGCGGGTATTTTTGGCGCAAGCCTTCTACTTTGTTTAATAATGCTTCTAGCTGACTCAGAAACAATGGATGAGCAAAGATACGCCATCCATTAATGATTAAAGGTTTACTTTCTGACAAGCTTATTCATCCTTATCAGATAACGGTGCATTCAAATCTATGTTCATGTCACCGACTAAAGATTGAACTCGGACTAAAGTTTCTGAAGTAATGGGTTGTATCTGTTGCGGATTTTGTTCTATGTCTTGCGCCAAAAAATCCAGAAACTTGTCTAATATTGGATCGTCTTCAGAGGTTTCATAGCGAGTAATAGTAACTGTTCCATCAGAGTTAATAATGTAGGCTATTTTATCTCGCTTATTCAAACCTAATGTTTTACGCACTATATCGGGAACCTGATTGACTGACAAAACTTTCAAGAAATATTGTAGGAATAAGTTAAAACTTTGAACTCCAACTGATCTGCTCGTTTTTGATATTGCGATCGTGATGCCATTGCAGGTGAGGGATCTTGATTACTAGAGAAAGTCACGCAATGAAGTAAATTCCAACCATTAATGAGTGCAGCTTTGACCCAATCCCAACCAATCCTAAAATAGCTATTACCACGAAACCAATGAGTATCAACCCATCTTCGTTTGCCAATACGAACTACCTCAACACCTTGGGCACTAACGTAGAGAGTAGCCACAGATAAGATAAACCACAAACGGGACAAAGCGCATACATCTCGAATCATCGAGCGTTGAACATTCCAACCACCAGATTGGTCATCTAAAAAATTCGCTTCGATATCAAAACGTAATCCATATTCAGCAAAGGTTTGTAGAGTAGTTTTTTCATTACTGACAATTGCCCATAGTTCGCCGTTAACGTTGTTGCGACCAAGAATCACATGAACTTTGCCAGAAAATTCACCTTTGTGAATCTGTACGTTGTGTAAGCAAATTGCCTCTGCTAAATGAAAGTGAAAGTTTTTAGGTTGACCAGGGCTTCGCCCTACACGATGCGAAGCATCGAAGTCGTCCGAAGGACGGACGATCTGGGCGATAGCCCTGTGGCGCGAAGTGTGAGGTGAACGCTCTCTGCGTTCCGACGTCTCCTTGGGAACGGCGACGGACAGAGAGTCCGTGTATGAAGTAAAACAGCTGCATGAAGTATGAAGTATGAGGTATGAAGTATGAAGTAAAACAGCTACTTCTTCCTTCGTATGAGGTACAAAAAATCTTTCTTCCTTCTTCCTTCAAACTTCTTCCTTCAAACTTCGTAAACAGCTACTTCCTCCTACATGCGGACAAGTCCTTTGTTCCACTATAGTTGCAAGCCCCGTCGTTCACGATCGCTCTTAGTTTGGTAGAGGTACCAGGGCTTCGCCCTACACGATGCGAAGCATCGAAGTCGTCCGAAGGACGGACGATCTGGGCGATAGCCCTGTGTATGAGGTATGAAGGACAAAAAATCCTTC
This DNA window, taken from Pleurocapsa sp. FMAR1, encodes the following:
- a CDS encoding PBP1A family penicillin-binding protein — protein: MTTKPPAKGNNSQSPISKAVTQAVQKIKVNFSRGNFQSGKATPELRIKEANGKEETYPLVGDRYTLGRSSSCDISIRNAVVSQTHLILKRNRKKPRSFIVQDEQSTNGTYRGKRRFKNFSLFHGESFTLGPPELAAAVTVRYINPPPLWLYIIRYSLYGMGGLVGLMLLILGIEWLKVPVYPIPRESTLPVVVYAQDGVTPINPTAQNNTHRELKNLRDFSTYLPKAAIASEDSRYYWHFGVDPIGISRAIMINLTSAELRQGASTLTQQLARSLFPEVGRQNTAGRKIREMIVALKLETFYSKDFILKTYLNRVYLGIGSYGFEDAAQFYFEKSAADLDLSEAATLVAILPAPNLYNPVKDYNTAVGLRNRIIDRMLALGMVNAEEADRARRSRIEVSPKAEETLNSAVAPYFYSYVLDELKTLLGADVAQEGNFIVETGLDPQLQQEAEESLEYSVANNGDRFGYSQGAVVTLDSRNGNVLAMVGGVDHDQSQFNRVVQAKRQPGSTFKVFTYAAAIEEGIDTDTKYSCAPFTWKGQQYRGCERSSGDIDMYQGLAQSENVIAFRVAEEVGLKKVMEVAQRLGVSSPLTEAPGLVIGQSETNVLEMTGAYATIANDGIWNKPHAINRILDGNDCKKSDKPDTCREIYVFDDDKATYRDVISQDVTDKLTDMLKEAVENGTGKAAYIDKGEAGKTGTTDNNVDLWFIGYVPKDDYDYVTGVWLGNDNNSPTSGSSSQAASLWGRYMKQAVSN
- a CDS encoding DUF29 family protein is translated as MTTKIPSLNQLYDRDYHLWLEETAQLLKTKNFS
- a CDS encoding type II toxin-antitoxin system PemK/MazF family toxin, coding for MALNKGDIVLVQFPFSDLSQTKLRPALVLVVSASIDEITLCFISSQKVKSLSASEFAIAKSDREFAETGLKADSKVRVTRIITLERKLILRKIGELSKNQILKLNQILTTAFKLK
- a CDS encoding RNA-binding domain-containing protein, whose translation is MLVDNCLITIAVIHDMDLEILLEKLDIGESQDFECKTAENNVPKDAWKTISSFANTEGGYIVLGVAEKKGQFQITGVNNSKKQLKDFWDNHNNAQKLSFPICNESDVTVEKIDDKSLIIIKVPKATRTQRPVYINNNPMTGTYKRNYEGDYSCTEDEVRQMLRDASSEPQDSQILEKFDLSDIDPETMRAYRQRFSSREPDHPWLALDDQDLLLKLGGWKRDRNTGKAGLTVAGLLMFGYERSILDAFSHHHLDYQERLSNDPEERWTHRVTLDGKWEGNIFNFYYRIYGRLVKDLDVPFKLDRDAIRKEETHVHQALREALVNTLIHADHLSTRSITVLKFKDRFSFSNPGRLRIPIETLYDGGESDPRNPSLQKMFQMLGLSDKAGSGFPKILRAWREQQWFTPLISEKLDLNITNVALPMLSFIPEDIEQELRELVGDKYCYLKELDRLILVLAHHFGEISNNDIQGFTQKHSRDIGDCLKNLVSNCWLQKYGHGRGTQYSLATSESKNFLSLLQNTSTSQSSSDHLVVNSDHLIESSDHLVVNSDRLIESSDHLENLKAIAKPVRDKGKVPADVMREVILEVCREGFLTLQQLEVILNRTNSTLRTRF
- a CDS encoding type II toxin-antitoxin system YhaV family toxin — protein: MSESKPLIINGWRIFAHPLFLSQLEALLNKVEGLRQKYPQGYQKKNATKRLAAINKLAFEIIPQDPTRKEYRQGNTLGSEYKHWFRAKFFQQYKLFFRYHLQQKIIVYAWVNDEKSKRAYESKTDAYRVFKRMLENGYPPDSWEMLLEQAQSITE
- a CDS encoding type II toxin-antitoxin system PrlF family antitoxin; its protein translation is MSVNQVPDIVRKTLGLNKRDKIAYIINSDGTVTITRYETSEDDPILDKFLDFLAQDIEQNPQQIQPITSETLVRVQSLVGDMNIDLNAPLSDKDE